A window from Pseudomonas sp. Tri1 encodes these proteins:
- a CDS encoding DJ-1/PfpI family protein, with product MAAKKILMLVGDYVEDYEVMVPFQALQMVGHTVHAVCPDKTAGQTVRTAIHDFEGDQTYSEKPGHLFALNHDFASVQASDYDALLVPGGRAPEYLRLNEDVLQLVRDFDLAGKPIAAVCHAAQLLAAAGILDGRECSAYPACAPEVRLAGGTYIDIAVTEGHVQGNLATAPAWPAHPKWLAGFLTLLGTAITL from the coding sequence ATGGCCGCTAAGAAAATCCTGATGTTGGTCGGCGATTACGTTGAAGACTACGAAGTCATGGTGCCGTTCCAGGCGTTGCAGATGGTCGGCCACACCGTGCATGCAGTCTGCCCGGACAAAACTGCCGGGCAAACCGTGCGCACGGCGATCCATGACTTCGAAGGCGACCAGACCTACAGTGAAAAACCGGGGCACCTGTTTGCCCTCAATCATGACTTTGCCAGTGTCCAGGCCTCTGACTACGACGCGCTGCTGGTGCCGGGCGGTCGTGCGCCGGAATACCTGCGCCTGAATGAAGATGTCCTGCAACTGGTGCGCGATTTTGACCTGGCAGGTAAGCCGATTGCCGCAGTGTGCCATGCAGCGCAGCTGTTGGCGGCGGCCGGGATTCTGGACGGCCGTGAATGCAGCGCCTACCCGGCGTGCGCACCGGAGGTACGCCTGGCGGGTGGCACCTATATCGACATTGCCGTGACCGAAGGCCACGTCCAAGGCAACCTGGCGACCGCCCCGGCTTGGCCGGCGCACCCGAAATGGCTGGCGGGATTCCTCACCCTGCTGGGCACGGCCATCACCCTGTAG
- the yiaY gene encoding L-threonine dehydrogenase, whose amino-acid sequence MSSTFFIPAVNIMGLGCLDEAMTAIRNYGFRKALIVTDVGLAKAGVANMVAEQLALQDIDSVIFDGAKPNPSIANVELGLGLLKESRCDFVVSLGGGSPHDCAKGIALCATNGGQIRDYEGVDRSSKPQLPLIAINTTAGTASEMTRFCIITDETRHVKMAIVDRNVTPLMSVNDPALMVAMPKGLTAATGMDALTHAVEAYVSTAANPITDACALKAITLISNNLRLVVRDGNDLTARENMAYAQFLAGMAFNNASLGFVHAMAHQLGGFYDLPHGVCNAVLLPHVQSFNASVCAARLTDVGLAMGVDTRGFSPEEGAQAAIAAIRSLAHDVDIPAGLRDLGVRLNDVPVLAANALKDACGLTNPRAADQRQIEEIFRSAF is encoded by the coding sequence ATGAGCAGTACTTTTTTCATTCCCGCCGTGAACATCATGGGGCTGGGCTGCCTCGATGAAGCGATGACCGCCATCCGCAACTACGGCTTTCGCAAGGCGCTGATCGTCACCGACGTGGGGCTGGCCAAGGCCGGTGTCGCGAATATGGTGGCCGAACAACTGGCGCTGCAAGACATCGATTCGGTGATCTTCGACGGTGCCAAGCCCAACCCGAGCATTGCCAATGTCGAGCTTGGATTGGGCCTGCTGAAGGAGAGCCGATGCGATTTCGTGGTGTCGCTGGGTGGCGGTTCGCCTCACGATTGCGCCAAGGGCATTGCCCTGTGCGCCACTAACGGCGGGCAGATCCGTGACTATGAAGGCGTCGACCGCTCGAGCAAGCCGCAATTGCCTTTGATCGCCATCAACACCACGGCGGGCACCGCCAGCGAGATGACCCGTTTTTGCATCATCACCGACGAAACCCGCCACGTGAAAATGGCGATTGTCGACCGCAACGTGACCCCGCTCATGTCGGTCAACGACCCGGCCCTGATGGTGGCGATGCCCAAGGGCCTGACCGCCGCCACGGGCATGGATGCGTTGACCCACGCGGTCGAGGCGTATGTGTCCACCGCCGCCAATCCGATCACCGATGCCTGCGCGCTGAAAGCCATCACCCTGATCAGCAACAACCTACGTCTGGTCGTGCGCGACGGTAATGATCTGACAGCACGGGAGAATATGGCCTACGCGCAGTTTCTCGCGGGGATGGCGTTCAACAATGCATCGCTGGGTTTCGTGCACGCGATGGCGCACCAGTTGGGTGGTTTTTACGACTTGCCTCACGGCGTCTGCAACGCGGTGTTGCTGCCTCACGTGCAGAGCTTCAATGCCTCGGTGTGCGCTGCTCGTCTGACGGATGTGGGCTTGGCCATGGGGGTCGATACGCGCGGGTTCAGCCCGGAAGAGGGCGCCCAGGCCGCCATTGCGGCCATTCGCAGCCTGGCTCATGACGTGGATATTCCAGCCGGTTTGCGTGACTTGGGTGTACGCCTCAACGACGTGCCGGTGTTGGCCGCCAACGCCTTGAAAGATGCGTGCGGCCTGACCAACCCACGGGCGGCGGACCAGCGGCAGATCGAGGAAATTTTCCGCAGCGCGTTTTAA
- a CDS encoding VOC family protein yields MLSGLNHLTLAVTDLDRSVGFYHGLLQLHLQAKWASGAYLSLPGLWLCLSLDPLRKTEPAADYTHYAFSISAELFPVLVARLNAAQVTPWRDNRSEGDSFYFLDPDGHKLEVHVGDLASRLNACRQAPYAAMEFFTDP; encoded by the coding sequence ATGCTCTCAGGCTTGAATCATCTGACCCTTGCCGTCACCGACCTGGACCGGAGCGTGGGGTTTTATCACGGGTTATTGCAGCTTCATCTCCAGGCCAAGTGGGCCAGCGGCGCTTACCTGTCGCTGCCTGGGCTATGGTTGTGCCTGTCTTTGGACCCTTTGCGTAAAACCGAGCCGGCGGCGGACTACACTCATTACGCATTCAGCATAAGTGCCGAGCTTTTCCCGGTGCTGGTGGCGCGGCTTAATGCCGCACAGGTCACTCCATGGCGAGACAATCGCAGCGAAGGCGACTCGTTTTATTTTCTGGATCCGGATGGGCACAAGCTTGAAGTCCATGTGGGAGACCTGGCGTCGCGGCTGAACGCCTGTCGGCAGGCGCCTTATGCCGCTATGGAGTTTTTTACGGATCCGTGA
- a CDS encoding DUF4917 family protein has protein sequence MTDFQEYDARLEDWEAVRANTLFSGLLVGNGASRAVWDDFGYDSLFENARTVEEKPLSPSELSVFEAMQTRSFEQVLGALKTTSRVNKALAVSSAAPRNRYYAIKEALINTVHAVHIPWRLVQPSTLATLNQELSRYRTVFTTNYDLLNYWAIQHASENLTDLFFGSDHSFDLSQVATDKPRLLYLHGGLHLVRNQDGTARKLTSTEGTLLGSFAINNTIKTLDDVPLFVNEGPSQDKLKTIRSSDYLSFCYDQLLHHADNLCLFGHALGEQDSHIVQALRLAAPKTVAISIYPRSQAFIQHQKRHYAKVFQGLEVQLRFFDAKSHPLGDPKLSVPVEV, from the coding sequence ATGACCGATTTCCAGGAATATGACGCCCGGCTCGAAGATTGGGAGGCCGTGCGCGCCAATACCCTCTTCAGCGGCTTGCTGGTGGGTAATGGCGCCAGCCGCGCCGTATGGGACGATTTCGGCTATGACTCGCTGTTCGAAAACGCCCGCACCGTCGAAGAGAAACCGCTTAGCCCGTCGGAACTGAGCGTATTCGAGGCGATGCAGACGCGCAGTTTCGAACAGGTGCTCGGCGCGCTGAAAACCACCAGCCGGGTCAACAAAGCCCTGGCCGTCAGCTCCGCCGCGCCGCGCAACCGCTATTACGCGATAAAAGAAGCGCTGATCAACACCGTGCACGCTGTGCATATCCCGTGGCGACTGGTGCAGCCGTCGACCCTGGCAACGCTCAACCAGGAACTGAGCCGCTACCGCACGGTGTTCACCACCAACTACGATTTGCTCAACTACTGGGCGATCCAGCACGCGAGCGAGAATCTCACCGACTTGTTCTTCGGCAGCGATCACAGTTTTGACCTGAGCCAAGTGGCCACGGATAAACCGCGCCTGCTGTACCTGCACGGTGGCCTGCACCTGGTGCGCAACCAGGACGGCACCGCGCGCAAACTCACCTCTACCGAAGGCACGCTGCTGGGCAGTTTCGCCATCAACAACACGATCAAGACCCTCGACGACGTGCCGCTGTTCGTCAATGAAGGCCCGAGCCAGGACAAGCTCAAGACCATCCGCAGCTCCGACTACCTGTCGTTCTGCTATGACCAACTGCTGCACCACGCCGACAACCTGTGCCTGTTTGGCCATGCCTTGGGCGAGCAGGACAGCCACATCGTGCAGGCCCTGCGCCTGGCTGCACCAAAAACCGTGGCGATTTCGATCTACCCCCGTAGCCAGGCGTTCATCCAGCACCAGAAGCGCCATTACGCCAAAGTGTTCCAAGGATTGGAGGTGCAACTGCGGTTCTTCGATGCCAAGAGCCATCCGCTGGGCGATCCTAAGCTGTCGGTGCCAGTGGAGGTTTAG
- a CDS encoding SDR family oxidoreductase, which translates to MSTRREPNQYAMQNPLTQYPRPPFPDQPQSPPGIDQDMVPKPDHGEKSYQGFGRLEGRKALVTGGDSGIGRAAAIAYAREGADVAINYLPSEERDARQVIELIEAEGRKAIAIPGDLKDEAFCVQLVKSAHEQLGGLDILVNVAGKQQAQKDIADITTAQFDDTMKTNIYAMFWLCKAALPLMPAGATVINTASIQSYDPSATLLDYATTKAAIVAFTKALAGQVISKGIRVNAVAPGPIWTVLQPSGGQPQEKIPTFGSQVPMKRPGQPAECAPLYVLLASQESSYITGEVFGVTGGNPLP; encoded by the coding sequence ATGTCCACACGTCGAGAACCCAACCAATACGCGATGCAGAACCCGTTGACCCAGTATCCTCGTCCGCCATTTCCCGACCAGCCGCAATCGCCGCCGGGCATTGATCAGGACATGGTGCCCAAGCCCGATCATGGCGAAAAAAGTTATCAAGGCTTCGGGCGCCTGGAAGGGCGCAAGGCACTGGTCACCGGTGGTGACTCGGGCATCGGCCGTGCCGCCGCCATCGCCTATGCTCGCGAGGGCGCTGACGTAGCGATCAATTATTTGCCCAGTGAAGAGCGGGATGCGCGGCAAGTCATTGAACTGATCGAAGCCGAAGGCCGCAAGGCGATTGCGATCCCGGGCGACCTCAAGGACGAAGCCTTCTGCGTCCAATTGGTGAAAAGCGCCCACGAGCAATTGGGTGGGCTGGATATTTTGGTGAATGTCGCCGGCAAACAGCAAGCGCAAAAAGATATCGCCGATATCACCACCGCGCAGTTCGATGACACCATGAAAACCAACATCTATGCGATGTTCTGGCTCTGCAAGGCGGCGCTGCCGCTGATGCCGGCGGGCGCGACGGTCATCAATACTGCATCGATCCAATCCTATGATCCGTCCGCGACATTGTTGGACTACGCCACCACCAAAGCGGCCATCGTGGCGTTCACCAAGGCGCTGGCGGGGCAGGTCATCAGCAAGGGCATCCGCGTCAACGCGGTGGCACCCGGGCCGATTTGGACCGTGCTGCAACCTAGCGGTGGGCAACCTCAGGAGAAAATTCCCACTTTTGGCTCACAGGTGCCGATGAAACGTCCAGGCCAACCCGCCGAGTGCGCGCCACTCTACGTATTGCTGGCGTCCCAGGAGTCGAGCTACATCACCGGGGAAGTGTTCGGCGTGACCGGCGGCAATCCGTTGCCTTGA
- a CDS encoding diguanylate cyclase yields MDTRSSAPLASYIDLLLDAVCAVDGQGRFVFVSAACERIFGYTPQELIGRPMIDLVHPADRQRTLEAAREIMDGEPKLNFENRYLRKDGQVVHILWSARWSAVDQLRIAVARDITERKQAESRQAALYAISEAAHAAADLLALFKRIHLIIGEWLPALNFSVALYDEQCAQLNFPYHVDDLERQPELPGTVTGRLCAEVIRSGQPILLTPGSSQLPPGFCDLVAQPDAPCWLGVPLNSQNGTIGALIVKSAPHHERYTEQDKELLQYVCAQITIAVERQQLHARLQHMAQYDQLTQVPNRALLRDRFKSALITARAASGRMALLYIDLDRFKQINDTYGHGVGDMLLQAVASRLKGCIRDTDTVARIGGDEFVVLLHSIQDLEDAHRVQEKIRHALAQPLRLDGHCLSIEPSIGVACFPDHGTEDVDLFRHADAAMYAAKRRNHLAFGN; encoded by the coding sequence ATGGACACTCGAAGTTCCGCGCCGTTGGCCAGTTACATCGACCTTCTGCTGGACGCTGTGTGTGCCGTCGACGGTCAAGGGCGGTTTGTCTTCGTCAGTGCCGCCTGCGAACGCATTTTCGGCTACACCCCGCAGGAATTGATCGGCCGGCCGATGATCGATCTGGTGCACCCTGCCGACCGCCAACGGACCCTCGAAGCGGCGCGGGAGATCATGGACGGCGAACCCAAGCTCAATTTCGAGAACCGCTACCTGCGCAAGGACGGTCAGGTGGTGCATATCCTGTGGTCGGCGCGCTGGTCTGCGGTGGATCAATTACGCATCGCCGTGGCGCGGGACATCACCGAGCGCAAGCAGGCTGAGTCCCGACAAGCGGCGTTGTACGCGATTTCCGAAGCCGCTCATGCCGCGGCGGACTTGTTGGCGTTGTTCAAACGCATCCACCTGATCATTGGCGAGTGGCTGCCGGCGCTGAACTTTTCGGTAGCGTTGTATGACGAGCAATGCGCGCAACTGAACTTTCCTTACCACGTCGACGACCTCGAGCGACAACCTGAGTTGCCGGGCACGGTTACCGGGCGGTTGTGTGCCGAGGTGATTCGCAGCGGCCAGCCGATCCTGCTGACCCCCGGTTCCAGCCAGTTGCCGCCAGGCTTCTGCGACCTCGTGGCGCAGCCGGACGCGCCTTGTTGGCTGGGTGTGCCATTGAACTCCCAGAATGGCACGATCGGCGCGCTGATTGTAAAGAGCGCCCCACACCACGAACGCTACACCGAGCAGGACAAGGAACTGCTGCAGTATGTTTGTGCGCAGATCACCATCGCTGTCGAGCGCCAGCAATTGCACGCCCGGTTGCAGCACATGGCGCAGTACGATCAACTGACCCAGGTGCCCAACCGCGCATTGTTGCGTGACCGGTTCAAGTCCGCACTGATCACCGCCCGCGCCGCGTCAGGGCGCATGGCCTTGTTGTATATCGACCTCGATCGCTTCAAGCAGATCAACGACACCTACGGTCACGGAGTGGGCGATATGCTGCTGCAAGCGGTGGCCAGTCGTCTCAAGGGATGTATACGGGACACCGATACCGTAGCGCGCATTGGCGGCGATGAGTTCGTGGTCCTGCTCCATAGCATCCAGGATCTGGAAGACGCCCATCGCGTACAGGAAAAAATCCGCCATGCGCTGGCCCAGCCGCTGCGCCTGGACGGGCATTGCCTGAGCATCGAGCCGAGCATTGGTGTGGCCTGTTTTCCTGACCATGGCACTGAAGATGTGGACCTGTTCCGCCACGCGGACGCGGCAATGTATGCCGCCAAGCGTCGCAATCACCTGGCGTTCGGTAACTGA
- a CDS encoding MFS transporter gives MKPRTTLIVTCTTVFLAQLGMSIYLPALPDIARDLGADASRVSWGLSVYLIGMALPMLLWGSLGERLGRKPVLLAALGLYGLGNLALPLGTTVEAFLTLRLIQGIGASGISVMARVLIRDSFTGDLLAKALSWISIAFVIALGIGQYLGSLIQAAFGWEAIFQGLGAVSLIMAAVVSRARFAALAPSGNGQSAWRIYGQILTRRGFLLPALAGGLGYGVIVAFNTAAPLILQESFRWSPIEYGLLGWPISVAYLLGALAVNAFVLRTGQRRMMRWGIALVLGGSATMLAGSLTLGSVALLFWLPYCFAVFGQSLNYPISLSLANEGSPVAGAYAMALSGFVHQLMASVIGAMASLLVSQQAWPLAALCALLGVAAMLCVRSMPPRAA, from the coding sequence ATGAAGCCCCGTACAACCCTGATCGTCACCTGCACCACAGTCTTCCTGGCACAACTGGGCATGAGCATCTACTTGCCGGCCCTGCCTGATATCGCCCGGGATCTGGGGGCCGATGCGTCCCGGGTATCCTGGGGGCTGTCGGTGTACCTGATCGGCATGGCCCTGCCCATGTTGTTATGGGGCAGCCTGGGCGAGCGCCTGGGGCGCAAACCGGTTCTGCTGGCGGCATTGGGGCTGTACGGCCTGGGCAACCTGGCCCTGCCGCTGGGCACTACGGTGGAAGCGTTCCTGACGCTCAGGTTGATCCAGGGCATCGGCGCCAGCGGGATCTCAGTGATGGCGCGGGTGTTGATTCGCGACAGTTTCACCGGTGACCTGCTGGCCAAGGCCCTGTCCTGGATCTCCATAGCCTTCGTGATTGCTCTCGGCATCGGCCAGTACCTGGGCTCGCTGATCCAGGCCGCTTTCGGGTGGGAGGCGATCTTCCAAGGGTTGGGCGCAGTCAGCCTGATCATGGCGGCAGTCGTGTCTCGGGCCCGGTTCGCGGCACTGGCACCAAGCGGCAACGGGCAATCGGCGTGGCGCATCTACGGACAGATCCTCACGCGCCGTGGTTTTTTGTTGCCGGCATTGGCGGGTGGGCTGGGTTACGGCGTGATCGTGGCCTTCAATACCGCAGCGCCGCTGATCCTGCAGGAAAGTTTTCGCTGGTCGCCCATTGAATACGGTCTCCTGGGTTGGCCAATCAGTGTGGCCTATCTGCTGGGCGCGCTGGCGGTGAACGCGTTTGTGCTGCGCACTGGCCAACGACGGATGATGCGCTGGGGCATCGCACTGGTGCTGGGCGGGAGCGCGACCATGCTGGCAGGCAGCCTCACCCTGGGCAGCGTCGCACTGCTCTTCTGGCTTCCGTATTGCTTTGCGGTGTTCGGCCAGTCGTTGAATTACCCCATCAGCCTGTCCCTGGCCAACGAAGGTTCACCCGTGGCCGGTGCTTATGCCATGGCGTTGAGCGGCTTTGTGCACCAACTGATGGCGTCGGTGATCGGCGCCATGGCCAGCCTGTTGGTGAGCCAACAGGCCTGGCCGCTGGCGGCGTTGTGCGCGCTGCTGGGGGTGGCGGCAATGCTATGTGTGAGGTCCATGCCGCCCCGAGCCGCTTAA
- a CDS encoding DUF4142 domain-containing protein codes for MSRMASFFRTTSLVVLMGLGANSAWAQSPVEFINDASAKGMADIEASRLAHGKAESREVKDYTIMVINDRTTANQHLAKIAKKLDLPVAPREEVADKAKALMPQVQEGESFEAAYAASQVKATEEAIAQIQQQAQTTEVPEIKAFADETLPKLQTHLQMARALQASR; via the coding sequence ATGAGCCGTATGGCCAGCTTTTTTCGCACCACCAGTCTTGTCGTGTTGATGGGCCTGGGTGCCAACAGTGCCTGGGCCCAATCGCCTGTCGAATTCATCAACGACGCCTCGGCCAAAGGCATGGCCGACATCGAGGCCAGTCGCTTGGCCCACGGGAAAGCCGAGTCCAGGGAGGTCAAGGATTACACCATCATGGTGATCAACGACCGCACCACGGCCAATCAACATCTGGCCAAGATTGCGAAAAAGCTCGACTTGCCCGTTGCGCCCAGAGAGGAAGTGGCTGACAAGGCCAAGGCCCTGATGCCACAGGTGCAGGAAGGGGAGTCGTTCGAAGCCGCTTATGCTGCCAGCCAGGTCAAGGCCACCGAGGAAGCCATTGCGCAGATCCAGCAGCAGGCCCAGACGACCGAAGTGCCGGAAATCAAAGCCTTCGCCGATGAAACCCTGCCTAAATTGCAGACTCATCTCCAGATGGCCAGGGCGCTGCAGGCCAGTCGCTGA
- a CDS encoding YegP family protein, which produces MSGWYEISKSSNGQFRFVLKAANAETILTSELYATRSGADGGIASVQKNSPLAERYELKNTKDGHPYFNLKAANHEVIGSSEAYSSDAVRDKGIASVKANGPTTVIKDKTVAAL; this is translated from the coding sequence ATGTCTGGATGGTACGAAATAAGCAAAAGCAGCAACGGCCAGTTTCGGTTCGTGCTCAAGGCGGCCAACGCCGAGACGATTTTGACCAGCGAGCTGTATGCCACCCGCAGCGGTGCGGACGGCGGCATCGCTTCGGTGCAGAAAAACAGTCCGTTGGCCGAGCGCTACGAGCTCAAGAACACCAAGGACGGCCATCCGTACTTCAATCTCAAGGCTGCCAACCACGAAGTGATCGGCAGCAGCGAGGCCTATTCCTCGGACGCCGTCCGAGACAAAGGCATTGCCAGCGTCAAGGCCAATGGGCCGACAACGGTCATCAAGGACAAGACCGTGGCGGCGCTTTGA
- a CDS encoding low affinity iron permease family protein — translation MTFAKIAQKLALWAGSPKTFLGAIVLLVLWALSGPLFQFNDTWQLIINTSTTIITFLMVFLIQNTQNRDTDILHLKIDELLRATKDAQNAMLGLESLDLKQLEALRKHYQDMGQGEVKNLEGLEEKTKIDLNQC, via the coding sequence ATGACCTTCGCAAAAATCGCCCAAAAACTGGCCCTCTGGGCGGGGAGCCCCAAGACCTTTTTGGGGGCCATCGTGTTATTGGTGCTTTGGGCCCTCAGCGGGCCTCTGTTCCAGTTCAATGACACTTGGCAACTGATCATCAATACCTCAACGACGATTATCACCTTCCTGATGGTGTTCCTGATTCAGAACACGCAGAACCGCGATACCGACATCTTGCACCTGAAGATCGATGAGCTATTGCGAGCAACCAAGGATGCACAAAATGCGATGCTCGGGCTCGAATCGCTAGACCTCAAGCAACTGGAGGCGTTGAGGAAGCATTACCAGGACATGGGGCAAGGCGAAGTGAAAAACCTTGAAGGCCTGGAAGAAAAAACCAAGATCGACCTGAACCAGTGTTAA
- a CDS encoding SAM-dependent methyltransferase, translated as MSVTATPARPAPDHHAQFIELLRTSLEQNAFIKLVLAKYVGEETDLQRLIIKQLTVKDQPCLSFVYRYKTRDITKNFPLAEGVATVAALLPASFKNAHLLAVTDEAQLEYSKKGKSSLFKSKPQQLREVPSAEHNREKNRFLDLSRPFLADLGVTNHKHELIPAMSRKWKQINKFIEVFSHALTSSPLALDKPVRVSDFGSGKGYLTFAIHDYLRNTLQAEGLVTGVELREDMVKLCNEAAARLEHPGLSFQHGDVRSVAPSAVDVMIALHACDIATDYAIHMGIRSGASIIMCSPCCHKQIRLQIQSPALLKPMLQYGLHLGQQAEMVTDSLRALFLEACGYETKVFEFISLDHTNKNKMILAVKRAEPMDSTELLAKIQELKAFYHVTEHCLETLLRADGYLA; from the coding sequence ATGTCTGTCACTGCCACCCCCGCCCGTCCTGCGCCGGATCACCACGCCCAGTTCATCGAGCTGCTGCGCACCAGCCTCGAACAAAATGCTTTCATCAAGCTGGTGTTGGCCAAGTACGTCGGCGAGGAAACGGACCTGCAACGGCTGATCATCAAGCAACTGACGGTCAAGGACCAGCCGTGCCTGTCCTTCGTCTACCGCTACAAGACCCGCGACATCACCAAGAATTTCCCGCTGGCCGAAGGTGTAGCGACCGTTGCCGCGCTGTTGCCGGCATCGTTCAAGAACGCGCATTTGCTCGCGGTCACCGACGAGGCGCAGCTCGAATACAGCAAAAAGGGCAAGAGCTCGCTGTTCAAGAGCAAGCCCCAGCAACTGCGGGAAGTGCCCTCGGCCGAGCACAATCGCGAGAAAAACCGCTTCCTTGATCTGAGCCGGCCGTTCCTGGCTGATTTGGGCGTGACCAACCACAAGCACGAGCTGATTCCGGCGATGTCGCGCAAATGGAAGCAGATCAACAAATTCATCGAAGTCTTCAGCCATGCGCTGACGTCCTCGCCGCTGGCCCTGGACAAACCGGTACGGGTGTCGGATTTCGGTTCGGGCAAGGGTTACCTGACCTTTGCCATCCACGATTACCTGCGCAACACCTTGCAGGCCGAAGGCCTGGTGACCGGTGTCGAGTTGCGCGAAGACATGGTCAAGTTGTGCAACGAAGCCGCCGCGCGGCTGGAACATCCGGGCCTGAGTTTCCAGCACGGTGACGTGCGCAGCGTGGCGCCAAGCGCGGTGGATGTGATGATCGCCTTGCACGCCTGCGACATCGCCACCGATTACGCGATCCACATGGGCATTCGCTCGGGCGCCTCGATCATCATGTGCTCGCCGTGCTGCCACAAGCAGATCCGCCTGCAGATCCAGAGCCCGGCCTTGCTCAAGCCGATGCTGCAATATGGCCTGCATCTGGGCCAGCAGGCGGAAATGGTCACCGACAGCCTGCGGGCGCTGTTTCTGGAGGCGTGCGGCTACGAAACGAAGGTGTTCGAGTTCATCTCCCTGGACCACACCAACAAGAACAAGATGATCCTGGCCGTCAAGCGCGCCGAACCGATGGATTCGACCGAACTGCTGGCGAAAATCCAGGAGCTCAAGGCGTTCTACCACGTCACCGAGCACTGCCTGGAAACGCTGTTGCGGGCGGACGGTTACCTCGCCTGA
- a CDS encoding aminotransferase class I/II-fold pyridoxal phosphate-dependent enzyme, with product MNQTAQSPHHFTNYRKVISLADPDWQSAEVGKISGLNVDVKTPNVLVDQYGRTFHHFCTTSYLGLDYHPALLDGAMTALWESGTLRVANSKNRCKLAILDQYETQLSELFGASCLSALSCSAASAGILPLLASGVLTGNRPPVMVFDKHAHYSMNHIKAACADETQVVTCPHNDMDFLEDLCKQQRNVAYVADGAYSMGGVADLDSLLYLKHRYGLFLYLDDSHALSTIGQCGAGLARSRLHAVDERTLIVASLAKSFGASGGLAMFGSERHKALVQRYGGPSNWSQSLNAAAIGAGMASIRLHRSREFSALQERLQANIRFFDSLVRTEQHGNSMAIRLMPCGEAALANSVAVELAELGYFTSAVFFPVVPQGKAAIRITLRADMEPNVIRSFCEKITDRLLAHGRDIRP from the coding sequence ATGAACCAGACTGCACAATCGCCCCATCACTTCACCAACTACCGCAAGGTGATTTCCCTCGCAGACCCGGACTGGCAAAGCGCCGAAGTCGGAAAAATCTCGGGCCTGAATGTCGATGTCAAGACCCCCAATGTCCTGGTCGACCAATACGGCCGGACCTTTCATCACTTCTGCACCACGTCCTACCTGGGCCTGGATTACCACCCCGCGCTGCTGGATGGCGCCATGACCGCCCTGTGGGAAAGCGGGACCCTGCGTGTCGCCAACTCTAAAAATCGCTGCAAGCTGGCGATCCTGGACCAATACGAAACCCAATTATCAGAGTTGTTTGGCGCCAGTTGTCTCAGTGCCTTGTCTTGCAGTGCAGCCAGCGCCGGGATTTTACCGTTACTGGCCAGCGGTGTGCTGACCGGCAATCGACCGCCCGTGATGGTGTTTGATAAGCACGCCCATTACTCGATGAACCACATCAAGGCAGCCTGCGCCGATGAAACCCAAGTCGTCACGTGCCCACATAACGACATGGATTTCCTCGAAGACCTGTGCAAACAGCAACGCAACGTGGCCTACGTGGCCGATGGCGCCTATAGCATGGGCGGCGTGGCGGATCTGGATAGCCTGCTGTATCTCAAGCATCGTTATGGTCTGTTTCTCTATCTGGACGACTCTCATGCGCTGTCCACCATAGGACAGTGCGGCGCCGGCCTGGCCCGCTCGCGCCTCCATGCGGTAGACGAACGCACCCTGATTGTCGCCTCATTGGCCAAGTCATTCGGGGCCAGTGGCGGGCTGGCAATGTTTGGCAGTGAACGGCACAAAGCGCTGGTGCAGCGTTACGGAGGGCCGAGCAACTGGTCGCAAAGCCTCAACGCAGCAGCGATTGGCGCTGGCATGGCTTCGATCCGCCTGCATCGCAGCCGGGAATTCAGCGCCTTGCAGGAGCGTTTACAGGCTAATATCCGCTTCTTCGACAGCCTCGTTCGTACCGAACAGCATGGCAATTCCATGGCGATCCGCCTGATGCCCTGCGGTGAGGCAGCCCTGGCCAACAGCGTGGCGGTCGAACTGGCCGAGCTGGGGTATTTCACTTCAGCGGTCTTTTTCCCCGTGGTGCCGCAAGGCAAGGCCGCAATCCGTATCACTCTGCGTGCCGACATGGAGCCCAACGTGATTCGCTCGTTTTGCGAAAAAATCACCGACCGGCTGCTGGCCCACGGGCGTGACATCCGCCCTTGA